The genome window CATTCACTAGTTTGGTCAACTTAGTAAAGTTTCTACTTGATAGATGGACACGTCTTTGAAGTCATAATCAAATGTGCGAAGTGAGCGTGTCATGAAACTGTGTAGTATTGAGAAAAGTCGAGTTGGGGTCGTAGTGCAGTTCGATATTAATATGTACATGCAAAGCCCCGCTAGTCCCAAACCTGCCCTCTCTGGCCAGGCCCATGTCTTTTCTTGCCAATTAGGGCCTCGCTCATATTTGCTTTGCCTCCTTGGCGCATTACTCTGAAGGGCTTGATCGTGTATAAGAGACAAAGCCCAAGCACATTTCCAGGCCCGAAATCCCTTCGTCAGTTCAACCAAACCCGTTCCAATCCAGTTGCGTCTTCGGCGCCCTGGCGAGATAGTCATGTCTTCTACCATCACAGAATCCGTTCCGGCCACAACCACTGAACACCTCGCCATAACCACGCCTTTCGTGCAGCCGCCAGACTGTTCAAACCAATGGACTACGACAAAAACGTCGCACCGGTCTCTTGTTTCAATCTCCGGCAGCGAAGTATACCGCGACGTCATATCGAAGGTCTCTGTCTCTGCTCCCTCATCATCATGCTATCCCTCTGGATGGGACCGCGTCGCAGAGTACAGCCGGCTCAATTTCAGCCCGGGCGTGTGCCCCGAAGGATGGACGTATTATAGCATGGCACACACATACACCGAGGGCCCTACATCAGCTTACTGCTGCAATAGGTTGGCTTGCACCATTTTCTTCATCACTGCAAATCTTGCTTGTCGTGTCTATGACTTGACCGCTGACTAGAGGTGGAGTGGATTCAATTACACTCGGGTCAATGGAATGGCGTGCGCCGCATGGCGCCCAAAGACCGAAGCCCTTTCCAACCCCGAGGACGCGAAATCGGACCAAGTGCTCATGATACATACACCATGGACCGTGACTTGGGATGCATCTGATACTGCGACCTTGACGCCAAAGCTACCGACATTGGCGAGCCCAATGATAGTACCGACGTGGACAACTGGTCAGACGATCCCGGATGGAGTTTATGACTACAAACCGCCAAGACTTGAGAGTATGCCTGACCCTACAAAAGACAGTCTTTTCATGTTCCTATTGGTTGGATGTCCTGTAATTTTTTTCGTGTTGGTCTGCTCATGCGTGTTTTGCTGCGTAAGGAGCTGCAGAAAGAAGAGGCGGCAGAGAAAGGTTGTGATTGTCGCGGCAACGCCCGCCGCACCTACTTCGCCACCTAAGTGAGAAGTGAGCCTCTGGATAGAGAATCTCTTCATGATGGAGTTTTGGCGTGAAACCTTATCTTGTAAATACTTTCAACAAATCTTGAGCTCTTTGATTACCTACGTGTTGCTGGATTTGAGATAGCCTTAGTAGGCTTTGGCTTCGCTGTTTCAAGACGCAATTCAAATGAGCCTCTCTGAAGACCATACTGAAGAACTGTTCATAGGATTACTGCCAACACGTTGCGAACATGATGCCGTTGATCGCGTGCAGCAAACAATTCTTTCTCCCCGTGACACAATGTTGTTTTGCTGGAGAAAGGGGGCTCACCCTTACTTCCCATGCTTCGCATAAGCCTGCGGCCAGTCGCCTTGAAGTCGTAGTACAACGCCGGACTGTACATGAGATTGAAGCAGTCAAAGCATGTAGTTGTCTTGAATTTATTGAAAGGAGTATGTATCACCGAGAAACCAAGAATACTCGTGTGACTGCCCTCGAAGCGACTACTGTCTCGTAGGCAAGATCTTTCGAAGTTGATCGTGAGCTGTGGGATATCGGTGTGTAAGGAACGTTAACACATATCTCTGTTGCCTCATCACAATACGGCCGAATTTATTGTTACGAATCTGCTGATCGAGAGAAGGAACGCAACGTTGGTTGAGGTTCGGAGAGGAAAAGCCTACATAATCACAGCTGATGGGCCGGCCCATGTGCACTTGAGCAATAACAGGTGCGCTGCACTTCATTGGCTCATTGCTCTTCTGGGTGCATTTTGAACATGGGAACTCGCTTGAGTGAAGATCAAATGCACATTGACTTGGGGTGGAGTGCGGTCTGAGAAGAAGCTGCCCTTGGCAGTGTAGCGTGACGTGGCTTCCGAGTAGTAGAGGCCAAGTCTCTCTCACATTCGTCCGCGAAGTAGAAATTCACTATCAAAAACTCTTCAGCAACCCCCTGACCAATTGACAATGATGCGATAGTGGACATATTCGAAACAACTACTCGTTAGGATGTTCTTTGCCGGCTGAAACTGGATTGCAAGCTGTTAAGCTGAGGTCACATGCAGGTAAATCATTAAGCAAATTTCAGTTGCTTTTGATCCAGCTGAGATTGGGAGGATTCACTTCATCTACTCGGCCCAGCGCAATTTCACAACCAACGCAGGCGAGGACGCTGGGCTCTGCACAAGTAGGGCGCAGCTAGAAGCTGGACTTGGCACCAGGCAACGTTGAACGTAGTGATTCGATCTTCTCCCTGCAAAAACGGATCCTTGCTTCGCAGTACATGTGAGTAGCCGGACAACGAGCTGTTGGAACCATTGGGATCGGAGTTCCAGACAGGCGAGGCCCCAAATTAGACCCAACCAACAAGCTAAACGAAGGCCCGATCACATCTGGCAGAAACTTCTCATGATTCGTCGAGAACCTTGCAGATTCGAGCATTCTTCTTGGCCCGTCGGCTGTCTTGTCTTTTCTGGTGACGCTTTCCTGCCGCAGGCCACGCTTGGCTGTCATTGAGGCACATACATGTATCACCGAGAGTAGGACCCATTGGGTTTCCCCGACATCATTCCTCCAACAACAACCCTTTAGTTCAGCTATCAGCTTCGCCATTGTTTTCTGTGCGTTCTATCTACATCCCGAGCAGGCTCTCGCTGCTCGGTCGCGATGAGGGCCACGGCAGTTGTCCTCGCGGCAGTAATTCACTTCGCATACGCTCAAGAGATAGACGATATTCCTGCATGTGCTCAGGATTGTCTGGGTGAAAGCCCTACGGAAAACTGTCACATATTGAGGAAACCTGATTGTGCTTGCCGTCTTGGAACGAGCGATCTCTTTCGTGCCCAATGGGCCGCTTGCATAAAAAGATTTTGCAGGTACCAAGAAAAAACAATCCAAGGTATGCTTCTCTTGATCTCACAATGAGAAAGCTTCTCTGTCTTTCACTATCTTCGACTCTGAAGCGCTGTATTGACGCTAAGTTCAAGATGTGTGGCCCCCCTTTGCGGCCTACTGCGTCGCCAATGGCTGGCTCAATACTTTCCAGACGGATGTGATTTCTACAGCGACCTTGACAGAAACACAACCCAGTATCATCACCATTACTCAATCCGCCACTTACGATGTCGGTGGCACGTATGCAACCGTGAGTATCGAGACATCCACATCATGGACAGAGTCTGGCTCGACCGCATCACAAACCATCACATCAACGACGCAATCAACAACCTCTATACCCGAATCTACTCCTACCGCCGAATCTACGTCTACGATTGATGGTGACAATAGTGACTCCTCCTCGGATCGGTTATCGACGGGAGTGAAGGCTGGAATTGGTGCTGGAGCTGCCCTAGCGGCAATGCTGGCTGTAATCCTACTCTTTTGGTGGCGAAAGAGGAACAAGGCCAGCCAGAATGTTGGTAAGGAGGATAATATCACACCAGAGCTCGGCGGCGAGGACAAATCCAACAGATATGAGTTGGATTCATATACGGCACCATTGGAAGCCGACAAGAAAAACCCCGTAATATTTTCAAATCAACAGAATCAGATAATGGCCGAGCTGGACGGAACTCCGTGCGCATCGCCTGAGCCCAAAATTCACGAAAGCCTCGAGGTCACGCCTTCAGTTGAGCAGGACACGGTATCACCGGAGGTCGTGTCCACGATTTCGCTCCCAAAGTCGCCCCTATCATCTGCAACAAGTCGGATGTCACCGCCCATAATTGGAGATCGTATCAATTCCTCGCCGGAACCTCCTATTGCAGATATGGCTGAGCTGGAGCACCTGCTACATGAAGAGCGGCTCTTGAGGGACAGGAGGCAGACGTTGGAGCAGTTGCAGCGGATACAAGCGGATGAACTTGCTTTGGGGGAGCGAATCAGGACTCTGCGGCAAAGTCGCAACTAGGGATAAGCATCCAAGCACGCTGCTTCACGAGGCTTCCAGGGTAATCGTTCATCAAGTGCGTTGCCTGTCATACGAGTCTTGACCAAAAGAGGCCCAGGAACAAGGGCTGCTATGATAGATTTAAAGCATGCTCAAGTAATCATAATACTGACTGTTCCATACATGTAGTCATACAGCCAAAAACTAAGTCCGGTGGAGACCTTTGGCAGAATTTCGGCTGAAGTCAatgttttttcttttctgatTCCGCACAGATACATGCATCGAAGCACGATGACGTCGCACGAAACTCCCAACCCACCGGGCCACAGATACCTGAGATAGTTAGTTATCATTATGGCTGAATAACACCGAGGTCAAATTTCGAATGAGGGGAACCTTCGAACCGACGATATGCGGAAAAGTGTTTCCGACCCGTCTGAAGTCCTATCCCACTACACACCATCTTGGAGGTAGCGGGGAAATCTCGACCTACATCATAGATCTTCCTCGAGCAGCACCAGTTCGGTTGGTCTCAACTTCAACTTCACACGCCATTCTTTAAACTACAGCCCTGTGTATACTTACCTTATTCTTATCTTATTCGACGAAGCACAATTATGGAGACACACCGAGCTGCTGTCTTGACTGTAAGCTACCTCACATGCACTATTCAGACTGTTCCACCCGTCTTGTCTTCTTCACACCATCGAACTCTGCAGAGACTTACGATTTGTAGTCGCCTCAAGGCTCAGATGGGAAGCCTACGTTTGCGGTGCGGGATGAACCGCGGCCAGTTCCAGGACCGAATGAAGTTCTTATCCGCCTATCAGTGACGGGTCTCTGCGGTTCCGATCTCGGTATGGCCATGGGCCATTTCGGACCCCTCGATAGGAAGATTCTCGGCCACGAAGGAGTCGGTCGCATTGCCGCCCTAGGCTCTAACATTGCGGCCCTCGACCAATCGGTCCAAGTTGGACAGCGAGTGGGTGTCGCCTGGACTCGCGATACTTGCGGCAATTGCGAGGCCTGCGTAGACCTCGTCAATGAGGGTGAGACGCGCTGTGAAAAGACACTCCACTCTGGTAGAGCGTACGACGGTACATTCGCTCAGTATACGCTTGCGCCGCTGCGGTACTTGGCGAGACTTCCTGCCCAGTTTGACGAGGTGCCTGACGAGGAGGTTGCGCCTATCCTGTGTGCGGGTGTCACTGCTTACAAGGCGATTAAGAATTGCCATGTTACGCCGGGCTCGTGGTTCGCCATCTCGGGAGCCGGAGGAGGTGTAGGTGCCCTAGGCGTCGCGTATGCCCGTGCAATGGGCTACCGCGTCATTGGCGTCGATGCTGGCCCGGAGAAGGGTGAAATCTGTAAAGACCAGGGAGCCGAGGTCTACATCGATGTTACCGAGCCTGGAACTCTAGCCGAGAAAGTCAGAAAGGCAACCGGAGGGTATGGGGCAAAGGCAGTGGTGGTGGCAGCTACGGCAACTGCTGCTTACCAGGATGCCTTTGAGTTGCTGGCGCCATTCGGGACACTGATGTGTGTTGGCATTCTGCCTTGGGAGGCGAAAGTAAATTTTAATCCCATCTGGCTTATCGGGAAGGGTTGGAAGATCCTGAGCTCCTCTGTTGGATCGCGTGCCGATATTCTTGAGGCATTGGAGTTTGTCAGACGACGTGTGGTCGTTCCCAATGTCCACGTGGGCAAAATCGACGACTTGGAGGAATTAGTGCAGACTATGCACGGCGGTCAAGTAAGTCATTCTTGAACTTGATTGTGTGACTGCTTGCTGACTTTCTTGTAGCTGAAGGGCAAGTGGGTTTTGAAGCTGGACTAAGCATGATGGACGGGCCCATTGTCCTTCATACGATTTGGGTAACATATTTCCGGAGAGTATTTGGATAATATCAAATAAGCGAATATACAGCTTCTTTAGATAATATCGTAAGTTCGATAATGGAGGTTAATTGACGAAAGACAATGTACAATGACGCCCCTTCTTGACATGTCTCGCTTGGGGCCAGTGCCTTTGTGATCCCTAGCCAGCATTGAAACATGCCAACCTCCAAGGCCGGGCTAATAACTGCTCAGATGTAAGGAACTCCAATAGAAGTCAAAAAGTAACTGCCAAGACAAGAATACGGTAGGCAGATAGGACAGAGTTGGGCTGAAAATCCCGCACAACTTATTAACACTCTCGGGAGATTTTAAAGTTCAATTTAACCAAGCTAAAACTCCTTCTTTGTTACCATCTTCCGTTCAATTATCGCCTACTTTATTTGCACTTGCTGAAGGGATTGCGATAGTTCTCAATACTGGTGGCCTGAGTACATCCTCAAAGCGTGAGCCTTGGGGCAAACTTCGCAAGCCTACCATCTGGCAATGCAAACTACGGCCTTGAATCATGGTGGCGGGCCTTCTTGGTCTTCTCCGACTCTTGGTAGACAACCCCCCAGCTTTTCCAACCCGATGCGGAAGTCTTGGGGGATCCTCAGGGGGCCTGCGACACGCGACAGGCCGGCTACTTGCAAAGGCCCAGAGATGCGGGAGTAATGTCGATTATCACCACGTGAAGTAATATCAGGGTGAACCCATTGTTTCGGGACACCAAGGCTGAGCATATCAGGCACGACATTTTCACGACTCATGCTCACGTCTGAAGTTCCCGGCCGCAGCCCATGGCGTGTGTCGCCGCGCGCTCTGTGCTTTtcgctcctcctcttcccttCCGAGTTCGCCCCTCCTCACAGCGGAGTCCATCCCCTCTCAGAATCCCAAGCAAATCGGGAATTAATTTCTTGAACAACTTTAATCAATATTGAAGGTCCAGAATCACGAGAAGAGAGGAGAATGACTTTGTCTTGATTTTTCGGCTTGGGTGCAAAGTATGGGCCACCGATGTTGATCAAGCAGATTGTCTGCTCACGATACCTACTAATCGGCCGCATGTCGGCCTCGGCACAACTTCAGTCGAAAGTGATCTTGGCAGCCTTTCCCTCGCCCGACCTGGATGGCAATCACACCTTAAAGacactagcgtaattaaatgCAATCAATTGTCTACCGCGCTTGGCAGGTAAGTTGGCAGAAGCACTGCACGGCACGGCTAAACCGGACTTGGGCTTTGCCCCGATTCCCGCGCGGTTGACCACTCAGCAGTGCCAGGCAGGGCTGGCAGGGCGGCTTAGGTTCGAAAATAGAACCTCCTTTATTTGCGGGCATATCCGCGGGCATTCAATTTTGCGCGCGACTGTGGCAAAAATCTCTTTCCTCTCGCCTATGTTTCAGTTTCCCAGTTGCCAATCGCGGgaagggggaggaggagaatCACGGGAGGGAGGGAGAGACGCGCGAAATCGGAAGAACGCACGACCGGGGTCAAGGGCCACGCCGACAGGGGAATAACAGCCGGCTTGTGGACTGTGGAGGTTCTTGACGGATACGTGGGGAGTACGGCTATTCCGCACCCACACGAAGGCTATCCCGCACCCATACTAGGCCTACTTAAGCAAATAGTGGGCTGCACGTGACTGCACCGCCGTAATAGCTACATTTGACCTGTAACTTCTATTATTCCGGCAGTTTCGAGAGGATTAGAAGGCGTACCTTTTACTGCTGCTCCTTCCACTACTGTACCTTCTACTGCTATACCTTCTACTGCCTGCTGTACCTTCTACTGCTTGCTGCACCTTCTACTTtaccctcttttataatgcTGCCTATGCGCGCTTTTTGGAGTTAGAACCACGACTCTAGAAGCTAGTCTTTGCTTAGGGGAAATACTTCtctagagcttatattttgGTGCTTAAAAAGGTACCTATCCTGttttaaaagtaactaaaaaaggaggtattAGATAGAAAAGACGTGTTAAAATAGGAATAATAGGAAGGCGCGCCCTGGCCTAACGTGTGACTACTTTTCGGCGGTGTAGTCACGTGTAGTCACGTGTAGTCACGTGTAGTCACGTGTAGCCCACTATTTGCTTGAGTAGGCCTAGTATGGGTGCGGGATAGCCTTCATGTGGGTGCGGAATAGTCGTACTTATACGTGGGCAGTTGGATTCTCTCTTAGCAGAAAGTATGCGATGACAAAGAGTGCAAGCGGTTGATTTGAGTTTTGTACGAAAGTGCCCGGGGATAGAGCCATGAAACGCCTAAACTTTGCTCTCAGTCGGACGGCAGAGCAGAAAGGGCAGATATTTTCAGCGAGGGATATCTCAAAGATCCGACTTTGTCGGCGAGAAAACCCCGTGCGTGTTCGTCCTTGGTCGTTTTCGGAAACTTGGGGCTTTGTCTTGCAAAGGTTATCCTGTCATCAATCAACCAAAGGCTTGCAAGCGAACTAGGGACCCCGATCCATACCCAGGGGTAAAAGACGTTGCGATGCCGCGATGGTTCGAAGGTCTCCACTCCGTCTAAACCTTGATATTGCTTTGCCCACATTAAGCAAGGCTTTTAGCGGGATGAATGGGTGCCGAGACAAGCCTCCCATTCTCAAAGGGCCTGTTGACAGGCTTCTAGCGTCTTCACATAGAGCCTGCAGGCTAATCAGTGCAAGTATTTCATAAGAGTTCCTGCCCAGACTTATGCGGCACCAATGGAATTGCGTGATCGGCTGCCTGAGACGCTGATACGCATGGTCGGTACTGATCGCTGTGTGTATTGAGTTTTGCAAGAGCTGAAGAGTCCGTAACGCGCTCGCTTGAGAGAAGGGAAGGGGATCCCGTCCATTTCGCACCCCAAAAGGCTGGTAGGTTGGCGACAGACGCGCGCCACAGAGTTGAGATGACGGGCTGCCGCTCGAAGATGGATGCATTCATCTTTTCACGGCTAAGTCGGGGGAACGCTTTTGGAAATCTGACACAAAACCCCACGTGGGACTGCGCAATTGCTAACGATATTCGGACTATGCAGTGGGTCAGAGTGCTGGGTACTACGTTCCAAAACGCCAAGTGTTGATTAAGGAGACCCTGCCTTAGTTCACATGCAACTCTGGCAGAGTTGGCTGTCCAGTCCGTGGTACCCTAGGTGGTATCTCGGAACTCTCTGAGGCGTATCATCAGCCTCAAGGGAAGCCTCAAGTCTGGGAGGCTAAGCATTGCCTTACCCAGCTGATGTTAATCGCGCAAACTCAAAGCCATTTAACCGCACGTCTTTCGACGACTTACGTCCTGCCTATTAGGCACTCGTCTGGGGGCCTTGACCAAGTTCAGATGGTATCACGGACGTCTATCACACAATAAATAGAATGCACAGGGGCATCCGGAAGGCCCCACGTCCATCAACGACTTCATGACTCGCACCTTAGCCCCGTGACTCCATCAATGTAACGAACAGCCAATCCCGCCCAGTCCACGGTTCTGGTTTAGCAGCGCACTGGCTTTTGGTACAAGATGATACCCATTTCCACCCGTCGCCCGCGAGGCTCGCTCGCGTGGATGCCAACCAACATCCATTGGCGTGCGGGTTCACGATGGCCTTCGATGCGGCAGTCGCATCTGTCACACTGACGGGCAGCATACTTTCGTTCCTCGCG of Colletotrichum lupini chromosome 8, complete sequence contains these proteins:
- a CDS encoding zinc-binding dehydrogenase, with protein sequence QFGWSQLQLHTPFFKLQPCVYLPYSYLIRRSTIMETHRAAVLTSPQGSDGKPTFAVRDEPRPVPGPNEVLIRLSVTGLCGSDLGMAMGHFGPLDRKILGHEGVGRIAALGSNIAALDQSVQVGQRVGVAWTRDTCGNCEACVDLVNEGETRCEKTLHSGRAYDGTFAQYTLAPLRYLARLPAQFDEVPDEEVAPILCAGVTAYKAIKNCHVTPGSWFAISGAGGGVGALGVAYARAMGYRVIGVDAGPEKGEICKDQGAEVYIDVTEPGTLAEKVRKATGGYGAKAVVVAATATAAYQDAFELLAPFGTLMCVGILPWEAKVNFNPIWLIGKGWKILSSSVGSRADILEALEFVRRRVVVPNVHVGKIDDLEELVQTMHGGQLKGKWVLKLD